One genomic segment of Pseudomonadota bacterium includes these proteins:
- a CDS encoding PD-(D/E)XK nuclease family protein has product MNKQRLPRSISDALAAGATLIVPSTQRQAAIRVAWAEQQRARGLAVWATPRVVTFAQFCERALREQWADDASPDRLLPPGAEWASLRELRRDAGGIAEARALLNSLRTLSEWRIPRGSGALSSSPEAELLAETGAELARLSAAQGRKPLRDWLPELRAPADKIVAAGFAILPAQHAETLRRLDADVSTPPDPDRRAAVGVALAQNDEHELDLISQWCRDRLERDPESRLLIVDARLRQRRGLYERLLSQTLTPAQWFGNAARDASTVFAFEGGRPLAEFPVIAHALLTLRLVTGRLPFEEVVHWLRLPFLDQQDCFAGAAVESQLREARRLEFTAADLVALLERSASDNLPVQSLAQRLKLAIATLSGEARTPAEWAPRTLTALRQLGWHGSRTLRSDEQQTVARWHALLDEYSALGAWLPRGSASAAVSALADLAAERNFDAASVEAPVTLTDSHDDPIVHYDGIWVVGLDAAQWPAPPRPDVFIPFGLQVQAGIPAATAAGQTAVARASLAAWRASGATLVCSWARLEGDVHRTPSPLLVQAGEAANYSPSPPIPPLATATRAQIELLDDEQGVAIDRILPVRGGVRPLQLQAECAFHAYAELRLDARALEAPIPGIDPRERGMLLHKALELIWEKLRGHFELTSTDDAVRKWMVGHAVEAAVVSVFRGYVPEELRLAVDREKFRLEQLILALLELESQRPAFEVVSLEARREIAIAGGRFEMRIDRVDSIEGGGFAILDYKSGEPRALRWQGDVIRDPQLIAYLIAEGGRNVQALANISLANGRAKFTGKSSRKGLLPEVGGLPGLSVQKNQPDEIDAAWRAQTAEWVQLVRELAAEYLAGRATVEAAPDVCRVCALTTLCRRVELADDHGRFGDSHE; this is encoded by the coding sequence TTGAATAAGCAGCGACTACCCCGTTCAATTTCCGACGCGCTCGCGGCCGGCGCCACGCTCATCGTGCCGAGCACGCAACGTCAGGCCGCAATCCGCGTGGCCTGGGCAGAGCAACAGCGCGCGCGCGGTCTTGCGGTCTGGGCGACTCCACGCGTCGTCACGTTCGCACAGTTTTGCGAGCGTGCGCTGCGGGAGCAGTGGGCTGACGACGCCTCTCCCGACCGGCTGCTGCCGCCTGGCGCGGAGTGGGCCAGCCTGCGCGAGTTGCGCCGCGATGCCGGTGGAATCGCCGAAGCCCGCGCCTTGCTCAATTCACTGCGTACGCTGTCGGAATGGCGGATACCGCGCGGCAGCGGTGCCTTGTCGTCATCACCCGAAGCAGAATTGCTGGCCGAAACGGGCGCAGAACTCGCGCGGCTGTCGGCGGCGCAAGGGCGCAAACCGCTGCGCGATTGGCTGCCGGAGCTGCGCGCGCCCGCGGACAAGATCGTGGCCGCGGGTTTTGCGATCCTGCCGGCACAACACGCCGAGACCCTGCGGCGCCTCGACGCCGATGTGTCGACGCCGCCCGACCCGGACCGTCGCGCCGCAGTCGGCGTGGCGCTCGCGCAGAACGATGAGCACGAGCTCGATCTCATTTCCCAGTGGTGCCGCGACCGGCTCGAGCGCGATCCCGAAAGCCGCCTGCTGATCGTGGACGCGCGCCTGCGCCAGCGACGCGGCCTGTACGAGCGGCTGTTGTCGCAGACGCTGACCCCCGCGCAGTGGTTTGGCAACGCAGCGCGGGATGCCTCGACGGTGTTTGCTTTCGAAGGCGGCCGGCCACTCGCCGAATTTCCCGTCATCGCGCATGCGCTGCTGACGCTGCGGCTCGTGACGGGCCGGCTGCCCTTTGAAGAGGTCGTGCACTGGCTGAGATTGCCGTTTCTCGACCAGCAGGATTGCTTCGCGGGCGCGGCGGTCGAATCGCAGCTGCGCGAGGCGCGCCGGCTCGAATTCACCGCGGCCGACCTGGTGGCGCTGCTCGAGCGCAGCGCCAGCGACAACCTGCCGGTGCAATCGCTGGCCCAACGGCTGAAGCTCGCGATCGCGACCTTGAGTGGCGAAGCGCGCACACCGGCCGAATGGGCGCCGCGCACGTTGACGGCATTGCGGCAACTCGGCTGGCATGGATCACGCACCCTGCGCAGCGACGAGCAGCAGACCGTGGCGCGCTGGCATGCGCTGCTCGACGAATATTCGGCCCTGGGTGCGTGGTTGCCGCGCGGGTCCGCCAGCGCCGCGGTGAGCGCGCTCGCGGATCTCGCGGCCGAGCGCAATTTCGATGCGGCCAGCGTCGAAGCGCCGGTCACGCTGACGGATTCCCATGACGATCCGATCGTCCACTACGACGGCATCTGGGTCGTGGGTCTCGACGCCGCCCAATGGCCCGCGCCGCCGCGGCCCGACGTGTTCATCCCCTTCGGCCTGCAAGTACAGGCGGGGATTCCGGCGGCGACCGCGGCGGGTCAGACCGCCGTCGCGCGCGCCTCGTTGGCCGCGTGGCGCGCCAGTGGCGCGACGCTGGTCTGCTCCTGGGCGCGGCTCGAAGGCGATGTTCATCGCACGCCGAGTCCATTGCTCGTGCAAGCGGGCGAAGCTGCGAACTACTCGCCGTCGCCGCCAATTCCCCCGCTCGCGACCGCGACACGCGCGCAAATCGAACTGCTCGACGACGAGCAGGGCGTCGCCATCGACCGGATTCTGCCCGTGCGCGGCGGCGTTCGGCCGTTGCAGCTGCAGGCCGAGTGCGCTTTCCACGCGTACGCCGAACTGCGGCTCGACGCGCGCGCGCTCGAAGCGCCGATACCCGGCATCGATCCGCGCGAACGCGGCATGTTGCTGCACAAGGCGCTCGAGCTGATCTGGGAGAAACTGCGGGGCCATTTCGAATTGACCAGCACCGACGACGCGGTGCGCAAGTGGATGGTCGGCCATGCGGTCGAGGCCGCGGTCGTCTCGGTGTTCCGCGGTTACGTGCCGGAGGAGCTGCGTCTGGCGGTCGATCGCGAGAAGTTCCGGCTCGAGCAATTGATCCTCGCGCTGCTGGAGCTCGAAAGCCAAAGGCCCGCATTCGAGGTGGTCAGTCTCGAAGCGCGCCGCGAGATCGCGATCGCCGGCGGCCGCTTCGAGATGCGCATCGATCGCGTGGATTCGATCGAGGGCGGCGGCTTCGCCATCCTCGACTACAAGTCGGGCGAGCCGCGCGCGCTGCGCTGGCAGGGCGATGTGATCCGCGATCCGCAGCTCATCGCCTATCTGATCGCCGAGGGCGGGCGCAACGTCCAGGCACTGGCGAACATCTCGCTCGCGAACGGCCGCGCGAAATTCACCGGCAAGAGCTCACGCAAGGGGCTGCTGCCCGAGGTGGGCGGCCTGCCGGGACTCAGCGTGCAGAAGAATCAGCCGGACGAGATCGACGCCGCGTGGCGCGCGCAGACCGCGGAATGGGTGCAGCTGGTGCGCGAGCTCGCGGCTGAATATCTCGCGGGCAGGGCGACCGTCGAAGCCGCGCCCGACGTGTGCCGCGTCTGTGCACTCACCACATTGTGCCGGCGCGTCGAACTGGCGGATGACCACGGACGATTCGGGGACTCTCATGAGTGA